One stretch of Niallia sp. XMNu-256 DNA includes these proteins:
- the disA gene encoding DNA integrity scanning diadenylate cyclase DisA, with protein MDNKRLNDQTMSKILSFMAPGTPIREGIENVLRANTGGLIVVGYNEKVKNIVDGGFQINCSFSPSYLYELSKMDGAIILNETGNKILIANAQLTPDTSIPSSETGMRHRTAERVAKQTGNLVIAISQRRHVITLYHGHLQYALRDIGVILTKANQALQTLEKYKVVLEQSVTNLSLLEFEEIVTFNDILQVIQRFRMVLRIKNELLTYLNELGTEGRLIRLQMNELLSDMERELKLFIKDYAHSRTINVSEAVQTLHELSHVEAIEDQALLRQLGYQGYIHLDELKCPRGYRMLSKISRLPPIIIENLIDQFGQLPFIIKATVDDLDEVEGIGEVRARKIKEGLKFFRDQLFADRRV; from the coding sequence ATGGATAACAAAAGGTTAAACGACCAAACCATGAGTAAGATACTGTCATTTATGGCCCCTGGTACACCCATTCGAGAGGGCATCGAAAATGTTTTAAGGGCCAATACAGGTGGACTGATTGTAGTAGGTTATAATGAAAAGGTTAAAAACATTGTTGATGGCGGATTTCAGATCAACTGTTCTTTTTCACCAAGTTACTTATATGAGCTCTCCAAAATGGATGGAGCTATTATCCTAAATGAAACAGGCAATAAGATATTGATTGCCAACGCACAATTGACTCCAGATACAAGCATCCCCTCCTCTGAGACAGGAATGCGTCATCGTACAGCTGAAAGGGTGGCAAAACAAACAGGAAATCTTGTCATTGCGATTTCTCAAAGAAGGCATGTCATTACCCTTTATCATGGACATTTGCAATATGCCCTTAGAGATATTGGTGTTATTTTAACAAAGGCCAATCAAGCCTTACAAACACTTGAAAAATATAAAGTAGTGTTAGAACAAAGTGTAACAAATTTAAGCCTATTAGAGTTTGAGGAAATTGTTACGTTCAATGATATTTTACAAGTGATTCAGCGGTTCAGAATGGTTTTAAGGATTAAGAATGAATTACTAACCTATTTAAACGAATTAGGGACAGAAGGGCGTTTAATTCGCTTACAAATGAATGAGCTTCTTTCCGATATGGAAAGAGAGTTAAAGTTATTCATTAAAGATTATGCTCATTCGAGAACGATTAACGTAAGCGAAGCAGTGCAGACATTGCATGAGTTGTCCCATGTAGAAGCGATCGAAGACCAAGCGCTTTTAAGACAATTAGGTTATCAAGGGTATATCCATCTTGATGAATTAAAATGCCCACGCGGCTATCGTATGTTAAGTAAAATTTCACGACTTCCTCCGATTATCATTGAAAATCTAATTGACCAGTTCGGGCAACTCCCATTTATTATTAAAGCTACGGTAGATGATCTAGATGAAGTAGAAGGGATTGGTGAAGTAAGGGCTCGGAAAATTAAAGAGGGCTTGAAGTTTTTTAGAGACCAATTATTTGCTGATAGACGAGTATGA
- a CDS encoding PIN/TRAM domain-containing protein, with product MLRRIVQVCFLIIGGTLGLILIPDLYNLMFSNDIPLVNNPYVSVILGSLIFYLITFWAIDHVVNFIKWIEESLVKAPITDIISGSIGLGFGLIVAFLIGYALNAISVPFLNTVGPILLTLLFGYLGFQVGFKKKEELLGLFLKQKRKPAEEENAKPKNGLKILDTSVIIDGRIADICQTGFLEGTIVIPQFVLAELQHIADSSDVLKRNRGRRGLDILNRIQKELEIKVEIYEGDFEDIHEVDSKLVKLAKITNGIVVTNDFNLNKVCELQQVSVLNINDLANAVKPVVLPGEEMNVQVIKDGKEHNQGIAYLDDGTMIVVEEGRNYIGKHLDVLVTSVLQTSAGRMIFAKPKLLEKAL from the coding sequence ATGTTAAGAAGAATTGTTCAAGTGTGTTTCCTTATTATTGGGGGTACCTTGGGACTGATTTTGATACCTGACTTATACAATTTAATGTTTTCTAATGACATTCCTCTAGTTAATAACCCATATGTTTCTGTTATTTTAGGTTCTCTTATCTTTTATCTTATTACTTTCTGGGCGATTGATCATGTTGTGAATTTTATCAAGTGGATTGAGGAATCTTTAGTTAAGGCACCCATTACAGACATTATCTCTGGAAGTATTGGACTTGGTTTTGGACTTATCGTTGCCTTCTTAATTGGTTATGCACTTAATGCGATTTCAGTACCCTTTTTAAATACTGTAGGTCCTATTTTGTTAACCTTATTATTTGGTTATTTAGGTTTTCAAGTTGGTTTTAAGAAGAAGGAAGAGTTATTAGGATTATTTTTGAAACAAAAACGGAAACCGGCAGAAGAAGAGAATGCTAAACCTAAAAATGGTTTGAAGATTCTTGATACGAGTGTTATTATCGATGGTAGGATTGCTGATATTTGTCAGACTGGCTTTCTAGAAGGTACAATTGTCATCCCACAATTTGTCCTAGCTGAATTGCAGCATATTGCCGATTCCTCAGATGTGTTGAAAAGAAATCGAGGAAGAAGGGGTCTTGACATTTTAAATCGAATTCAAAAAGAACTTGAAATCAAAGTTGAGATTTATGAAGGCGATTTTGAGGATATTCATGAAGTAGACAGTAAGCTAGTAAAACTAGCTAAGATCACGAATGGAATTGTTGTTACAAATGATTTCAACTTGAATAAAGTATGTGAATTACAACAAGTATCTGTATTAAATATTAATGATCTGGCAAATGCGGTGAAACCAGTTGTTTTACCAGGTGAAGAAATGAATGTTCAAGTCATTAAAGATGGAAAAGAGCATAATCAAGGGATTGCTTATTTAGATGATGGTACAATGATCGTTGTTGAGGAAGGCCGTAACTATATTGGTAAGCACCTTGATGTACTAGTAACAAGTGTTTTGCAAACATCTGCAGGTCGAATGATTTTTGCGAAGCCTAAACTATTAGAAAAGGCACTATAA
- the ispD gene encoding 2-C-methyl-D-erythritol 4-phosphate cytidylyltransferase encodes MTYQVIIPAAGQGKRMGAGKNKLFLELEGEPIFIHTLKVFEKDKNCTGVVLVINENEKDEFKHALQRFGIKKVIAFAPGGEERQYSVFHGIQTIKEDGIVLVHDGARPFVDLDLIADLVVAAKEYGASVPAVPVKDTVKKVIGNKVKETVERSSLWAIQTPQAFRVPLLREAHETAMKDGFLGTDDASLVERLGRDVIIVEGSYNNIKLTTPEDLFVAEMFLHKRSRK; translated from the coding sequence ATGACTTATCAAGTCATTATCCCTGCAGCAGGTCAGGGTAAAAGAATGGGAGCAGGGAAAAACAAACTGTTTTTAGAGTTAGAAGGAGAACCCATTTTTATCCATACACTAAAGGTCTTTGAAAAGGATAAAAATTGTACGGGAGTCGTTCTCGTCATTAACGAAAATGAAAAAGATGAATTTAAACATGCCTTACAAAGGTTTGGAATCAAAAAAGTAATCGCTTTTGCACCGGGTGGAGAAGAAAGACAATACAGTGTCTTTCATGGGATACAGACAATCAAAGAAGATGGCATCGTGCTTGTTCATGATGGAGCGCGTCCTTTTGTTGATTTAGATTTAATTGCTGATTTGGTTGTAGCAGCTAAGGAATATGGTGCTTCCGTACCAGCTGTCCCTGTTAAAGATACGGTAAAAAAGGTTATTGGTAATAAGGTGAAAGAAACGGTTGAACGTTCTAGCTTGTGGGCCATCCAAACCCCACAAGCTTTTCGTGTGCCACTCTTACGTGAGGCACATGAAACAGCGATGAAGGATGGTTTTTTAGGTACAGATGATGCGAGCCTTGTTGAACGCTTAGGTCGGGATGTTATAATTGTTGAGGGAAGCTATAATAATATAAAATTAACGACACCGGAAGATTTATTTGTAGCGGAAATGTTCTTGCATAAACGGAGTCGCAAATAG
- the ispF gene encoding 2-C-methyl-D-erythritol 2,4-cyclodiphosphate synthase, whose translation MFRIGQGFDVHQFAENRPLIIGGITIPYEKGLIGHSDADVLLHTVTDACLGAIGEGDIGRHFPDTDPEFKNVDSSILLKQVWGLVKKKGYELVNADCTIIAQKPKMAPYIEPMKERIAELLETTTDRINVKATTTEKLGFVGREEGIAAQVVVLLKQK comes from the coding sequence ATGTTTCGTATTGGACAAGGATTTGATGTTCATCAATTCGCTGAAAATCGACCGCTGATTATTGGTGGTATTACGATTCCTTATGAAAAAGGGTTAATAGGCCATTCTGATGCTGACGTATTATTACATACAGTGACAGATGCCTGTTTGGGTGCAATTGGTGAAGGTGATATTGGCAGACACTTCCCGGATACGGATCCGGAATTTAAAAATGTGGATTCTAGTATATTGCTTAAACAAGTATGGGGACTTGTAAAGAAAAAAGGCTATGAACTAGTGAATGCAGATTGCACGATTATTGCTCAAAAGCCAAAAATGGCCCCTTATATTGAACCAATGAAGGAAAGAATTGCAGAGTTATTAGAAACAACAACAGATCGGATTAACGTGAAGGCCACAACGACCGAGAAGCTGGGTTTTGTTGGACGTGAGGAAGGAATCGCCGCTCAGGTTGTTGTATTGTTAAAGCAGAAATAG
- the gltX gene encoding glutamate--tRNA ligase translates to MAKEVRVRYAPSPTGFLHIGNARTALFNYLFARHHNGKFIIRIEDTDQKRNVEGGEASQLKYLDWLGIDWDEGVDVGGEYGPYRQSERNHIYEVYYKELLEKGFAYKCYCTEEELEQEREEQMAKGETPQYSGKCRHLSTEEQQKLEAEGRKPSIRFKVPQGKVYSFDDMVKGHVSFESEGIGDHVIVKKDGIPTYNFAVTVDDHLMEMTHVLRGDDHISNTPKQLMIYDAFGWEPPVFGHMTLIVNESRKKLSKRDGSIIQFIEQYEELGYIPEALFNFIGLLGWSPEGEEEIFSKEDFIRIFDSKRLSKSPALFDKQKLTWMNNQYMKSLELDRAVEITLPHLVKAGLVKESRTEQEERWVRELIALNQERMSYGAEIVDHSKIFFSDEVVMDEEAKAVITEEQVPEVLAAFLNEVENLGSFTAEEIKKAVKVVQKTTGHKGKKLFMPLRVATTGQTHGPDLMKTIELLGVEKVNSRIRQLI, encoded by the coding sequence ATGGCGAAAGAAGTTCGTGTAAGATATGCACCAAGTCCAACAGGTTTTTTACATATTGGAAATGCCCGTACAGCCTTATTTAATTATCTGTTTGCTCGACATCACAATGGAAAGTTTATCATCCGTATTGAAGACACTGACCAAAAGCGGAATGTTGAAGGTGGGGAAGCTAGCCAACTTAAATATTTAGACTGGCTTGGAATTGATTGGGATGAGGGCGTAGATGTAGGCGGAGAGTACGGCCCATATCGACAATCAGAACGAAACCACATTTATGAAGTGTATTACAAAGAACTTTTGGAAAAAGGGTTTGCTTATAAATGTTACTGTACGGAAGAGGAATTAGAACAAGAGCGAGAAGAACAGATGGCAAAAGGTGAAACACCACAGTACTCAGGGAAATGCCGTCACTTATCGACAGAGGAACAACAGAAACTAGAAGCAGAAGGCAGAAAACCAAGCATTCGCTTTAAAGTTCCACAAGGAAAAGTCTACTCATTTGATGACATGGTAAAAGGTCATGTTTCGTTTGAGAGTGAAGGGATTGGTGACCACGTTATTGTTAAAAAGGACGGAATCCCAACATATAACTTTGCTGTAACTGTCGATGACCATTTAATGGAAATGACTCATGTCCTGCGTGGGGATGACCATATCTCTAATACACCTAAACAATTAATGATTTATGACGCTTTTGGTTGGGAACCACCTGTATTTGGCCATATGACATTGATTGTCAATGAAAGCCGTAAAAAACTTAGCAAGCGGGATGGGTCGATCATCCAATTTATTGAGCAGTATGAAGAATTAGGGTACATCCCAGAAGCGTTATTTAACTTTATTGGCTTGTTAGGGTGGTCTCCAGAGGGGGAAGAGGAGATTTTCTCCAAAGAAGACTTCATTCGGATATTTGATAGTAAACGCTTATCAAAATCACCTGCTTTATTTGATAAACAAAAGCTGACATGGATGAATAACCAGTACATGAAATCACTTGAACTTGACCGCGCTGTGGAAATCACTTTACCGCATTTAGTGAAAGCGGGTCTAGTGAAAGAAAGTCGAACAGAACAAGAAGAGCGTTGGGTGCGTGAATTGATCGCTCTAAATCAAGAACGGATGAGTTATGGAGCGGAAATTGTTGATCATTCGAAAATCTTCTTCTCTGATGAAGTTGTCATGGATGAAGAGGCGAAAGCAGTTATAACAGAAGAACAAGTTCCAGAAGTTCTTGCTGCTTTTCTGAATGAAGTTGAGAATTTGGGGTCATTTACAGCTGAGGAGATTAAAAAGGCCGTTAAAGTAGTTCAGAAGACAACCGGACATAAAGGCAAAAAACTATTTATGCCCCTTCGGGTGGCGACTACTGGTCAAACCCATGGACCAGATTTGATGAAAACAATTGAATTATTAGGTGTAGAAAAGGTAAATTCAAGAATTAGACAATTAATTTAA
- the epsC gene encoding serine O-acetyltransferase EpsC encodes MFRNLKEDIDVILEQDPAARSRFEVILTYSGLHAIWSHRIAHALHKRKYFFLARLVSQINRFFTGIEIHPGAKIGRKLFIDHGMGVVIGETCEIGDNVTIYQGVTLGGTGKEKGKRHPTVKDNALISSGAKVLGAITIGENAKVGGGSVVLQDVPDNSTVVGIPGKIVVQDGIKVKKDFNHANLPDPVADRLNEMQKTIESLTHEIKELKKERGQKHHDYSNL; translated from the coding sequence ATGTTTCGAAACTTAAAAGAAGATATAGACGTGATATTAGAACAAGATCCCGCTGCAAGGAGTCGCTTTGAGGTTATATTAACCTATTCTGGACTACATGCGATCTGGTCCCATCGGATCGCACATGCGCTTCACAAAAGGAAATATTTTTTCCTTGCACGTCTTGTATCACAAATTAATCGGTTTTTTACCGGAATTGAAATCCACCCTGGCGCAAAGATAGGAAGAAAACTTTTTATCGACCATGGAATGGGGGTTGTGATTGGGGAGACATGTGAAATCGGGGATAATGTAACGATCTATCAAGGGGTGACATTAGGTGGAACGGGAAAGGAAAAAGGCAAGCGCCACCCAACTGTGAAAGATAATGCATTAATTTCTAGTGGAGCCAAAGTTTTAGGAGCCATTACAATTGGCGAAAATGCAAAGGTAGGTGGAGGTTCTGTCGTTCTTCAGGATGTACCAGATAATTCAACTGTAGTAGGGATACCTGGTAAAATCGTTGTCCAAGATGGGATTAAAGTCAAAAAGGATTTCAATCATGCAAACCTTCCAGATCCAGTTGCAGATCGATTAAATGAAATGCAAAAGACCATTGAAAGTTTAACCCACGAAATAAAAGAGTTAAAAAAGGAAAGGGGTCAAAAACACCATGACTATTCAAATCTATAA
- the cysS gene encoding cysteine--tRNA ligase: protein MTIQIYNTLSRKKEEFIPLEDGKVKMYVCGPTVYNYIHIGNARPAIVFDTVRRYFQYRGYDVRYISNFTDVDDKLIRVANEVGVDVPTIADRFIDAYFEDVTALGCQKADAHPRVTENMDIIIDFISVLIDKGFAYESEGDVYFHTRRFEGYGKLSQQSIDELRVGARIAVGEKKQDSLDFALWKKAKEGEIYWDSPWGKGRPGWHIECSAMAKKYLGDTIDIHAGGQDLAFPHHENEIAQTEALTGKTFARYWMHNGYINIDNEKMSKSLGNFVLVHDILKEVDPQVLRLFMLSVHYRHPINYSAELLENTKAGLDRIKTSYQNLTHRKEASTDLTENNKEWFEQMDTLRGTFIKAMDDDFNTANGISVLFELSTLANRYLLEKNTAVEVIDGFLALFDELLNVLGLQIMSEELLDEEIEDLIQQRIQARKDRNFQLADQIRDQLKDLNIILEDTPQGTRWKRG, encoded by the coding sequence ATGACTATTCAAATCTATAACACGCTTTCACGGAAAAAGGAAGAATTTATTCCTTTAGAAGATGGGAAGGTAAAAATGTATGTGTGTGGTCCTACTGTATATAACTATATTCATATAGGGAATGCAAGACCAGCAATTGTGTTTGATACGGTTAGAAGATATTTTCAGTATCGTGGCTATGATGTTCGCTACATCTCTAACTTTACGGATGTTGATGATAAATTAATCCGCGTAGCAAATGAAGTCGGTGTAGATGTACCGACAATTGCAGATCGCTTTATTGATGCTTATTTCGAAGACGTAACTGCATTAGGGTGTCAAAAAGCAGATGCCCACCCCCGCGTAACAGAAAATATGGATATTATAATAGATTTTATTTCCGTATTGATTGATAAAGGATTTGCTTATGAATCAGAGGGTGATGTTTATTTTCACACAAGACGTTTCGAAGGATATGGGAAGTTGTCTCAACAATCGATTGATGAACTGCGAGTAGGCGCACGGATTGCAGTCGGAGAAAAGAAACAAGATTCCCTTGACTTTGCCTTATGGAAAAAGGCTAAAGAAGGGGAGATTTATTGGGATAGCCCATGGGGAAAAGGCAGACCAGGTTGGCATATTGAGTGTTCAGCAATGGCAAAAAAATACTTAGGGGATACGATCGATATTCATGCAGGTGGTCAAGACTTAGCCTTCCCGCATCATGAGAATGAAATTGCCCAAACAGAGGCATTAACAGGGAAAACGTTTGCTCGCTATTGGATGCATAACGGTTATATCAATATTGACAATGAAAAAATGTCTAAATCATTGGGGAACTTTGTGCTAGTCCATGATATTTTAAAAGAAGTTGATCCCCAAGTATTGAGGTTATTTATGTTATCGGTTCATTACCGCCATCCGATTAACTACAGTGCTGAACTATTGGAAAATACGAAAGCGGGTCTAGACCGAATTAAAACGTCTTACCAAAACTTAACTCATCGTAAAGAGGCGAGTACGGACTTAACTGAAAATAACAAAGAATGGTTCGAACAAATGGATACGTTGAGGGGTACATTCATTAAAGCGATGGACGATGATTTTAATACGGCGAATGGAATATCTGTTCTATTTGAGCTATCCACTTTAGCTAATCGTTATTTATTAGAAAAAAATACAGCGGTGGAAGTCATTGATGGTTTTCTTGCCTTATTTGATGAATTATTAAATGTATTAGGTTTACAAATTATGTCTGAAGAATTGCTTGATGAGGAAATTGAAGATTTAATTCAACAGAGAATTCAAGCTCGTAAAGACCGAAACTTCCAATTAGCAGATCAGATACGTGACCAATTAAAAGATTTAAATATTATTTTAGAGGATACTCCTCAAGGTACGAGATGGAAAAGAGGATAA
- a CDS encoding Mini-ribonuclease 3, which yields MLDYGKKVDGKQLNSLALAYMGDAVLEAYVRYHLLQHGQVKPHLLHKEATRYVSAKSQSNVLHAMKDEGFFSEEEVAILKRGRNAKSGSVPKNTDVQTYRYSTAFEALIGSLYLEGKQERLEAIIGHAFDLIDETKGGN from the coding sequence ATGCTTGACTATGGAAAAAAGGTAGATGGAAAACAATTGAACAGCCTCGCTCTAGCTTATATGGGCGATGCTGTTCTTGAAGCCTATGTAAGATATCACTTGTTACAACATGGTCAAGTCAAGCCCCACCTTCTCCATAAAGAGGCCACTCGGTATGTATCAGCTAAATCACAATCCAATGTTCTTCATGCCATGAAGGATGAGGGGTTTTTCAGTGAAGAGGAAGTCGCTATTTTGAAAAGGGGGAGAAATGCGAAATCTGGTTCTGTCCCTAAAAATACCGATGTACAAACATATCGTTACAGCACAGCCTTCGAAGCATTAATTGGCTCTCTCTATTTGGAAGGGAAACAAGAACGTTTGGAAGCAATTATTGGACATGCATTCGACTTGATCGACGAAACGAAAGGAGGAAATTAA
- the rlmB gene encoding 23S rRNA (guanosine(2251)-2'-O)-methyltransferase RlmB, whose protein sequence is MNQDFIMGKNAVLEALRSNHDINKIWIAEGSNRGQMQQVINMAKEANVIVQFVPKKKIDGMVEGNHQGVIAQVAAYQYAELDDLFAVAEKKNETPFFLLLDEIEDPHNLGSIMRTADATGAHGIIIPKRRAVGLTATVAKASTGAIEHIPVARVTNMARTIDELKERGIWIVGTDAKGKQDYRQIDANMPLGLVIGSEGKGMGRLVRDKCDFLIRLPMAGHVTSLNASVAGALLMYEVYRKRYPLEG, encoded by the coding sequence ATGAACCAAGATTTTATCATGGGAAAAAACGCTGTTCTTGAAGCACTTCGTTCTAACCACGATATAAATAAGATTTGGATTGCGGAAGGATCCAATCGCGGCCAAATGCAACAAGTGATTAACATGGCAAAAGAAGCCAATGTAATCGTACAATTTGTTCCTAAGAAAAAAATAGATGGCATGGTGGAGGGGAATCACCAAGGGGTAATCGCACAAGTAGCTGCCTATCAATATGCTGAACTCGATGATTTATTTGCAGTCGCAGAGAAGAAAAATGAAACGCCATTCTTTTTATTACTGGATGAAATCGAAGACCCACATAATTTAGGCTCAATTATGAGAACCGCAGATGCTACTGGAGCACATGGAATCATTATTCCGAAGCGGCGGGCAGTGGGGCTGACAGCCACAGTTGCTAAGGCTTCTACCGGGGCTATTGAACATATCCCAGTTGCCAGGGTTACGAATATGGCCCGAACGATTGACGAATTAAAGGAAAGAGGCATATGGATTGTCGGAACAGATGCAAAAGGAAAGCAAGATTATCGTCAAATTGATGCTAATATGCCTTTAGGTCTGGTCATTGGCAGCGAAGGGAAAGGCATGGGCCGACTTGTACGTGATAAATGTGATTTTCTTATTCGTTTACCTATGGCAGGCCATGTTACATCATTAAACGCATCAGTTGCAGGGGCTTTATTAATGTATGAAGTCTATCGAAAACGATATCCGCTAGAGGGATAG
- a CDS encoding NYN domain-containing protein: MDILLVDGYNIIGAWPELQELKMKDLSAARDLLVEKMAEYQGFTGYKVIVVFDAYGVHGLEKKYKNYQIDVIFTKENETADERIEKLAIALSNRKTQVHVATSDFTEQWAIFGQGALRKSARELLIEMESIENAIGKKVKHIIDDRPASKIELSDEMVEIFEKWRRGE, encoded by the coding sequence ATGGATATTTTACTCGTAGATGGTTACAACATTATCGGGGCATGGCCTGAACTACAGGAATTAAAGATGAAGGACCTTTCTGCCGCAAGAGATCTGTTGGTAGAAAAAATGGCAGAATATCAAGGGTTTACAGGATATAAAGTAATTGTCGTTTTTGATGCTTATGGTGTACACGGATTAGAAAAAAAATATAAAAATTATCAAATTGACGTCATTTTTACAAAGGAAAATGAGACTGCAGATGAACGGATAGAAAAGTTAGCAATTGCATTAAGTAATCGGAAAACCCAAGTTCATGTGGCAACATCTGATTTTACAGAACAATGGGCTATATTTGGTCAAGGGGCATTGAGGAAATCCGCTAGAGAATTATTAATTGAAATGGAATCAATTGAAAACGCCATTGGAAAAAAGGTTAAGCATATTATTGACGATAGGCCAGCCTCCAAAATTGAACTAAGTGACGAAATGGTTGAAATTTTTGAAAAATGGCGCCGAGGTGAGTAA
- the sigH gene encoding RNA polymerase sporulation sigma factor SigH yields MLVRSGGLELNSYFGTKLNDDQIHFKEFEDEEIIELVHKGDSEALDFLIHKYRNFVRAKARSYFLIGADREDIVQEGMIGLYKAIRDFKGDKLSSFKAFAELCITRQIITAIKTATRQKHIPLNSYVSLDKPIYDEESDRTLMDVISGAKVLDPEELIINQEEFDLIEVKMAELLSDLERKVLSLYLDGQSYQEISEELNRHVKSIDNALQRVKRKLERYLEVREFTL; encoded by the coding sequence ATGCTTGTACGGTCGGGGGGACTTGAATTGAATTCATACTTCGGGACAAAGCTTAACGATGATCAAATTCACTTTAAAGAATTTGAGGATGAGGAAATTATTGAATTAGTACACAAGGGTGATAGTGAGGCTCTTGATTTTTTAATTCATAAGTATCGCAACTTTGTACGGGCAAAAGCACGATCTTACTTTTTGATAGGTGCTGATCGTGAGGATATTGTACAAGAGGGCATGATAGGGCTATATAAGGCGATTCGCGATTTTAAAGGGGACAAGCTGTCTTCCTTCAAGGCATTTGCCGAATTATGTATTACGAGACAAATTATAACCGCTATCAAAACAGCAACTAGACAAAAACATATACCGCTGAACTCTTATGTTTCGTTAGATAAGCCTATTTATGACGAAGAGTCAGATCGGACATTGATGGACGTTATATCAGGGGCAAAGGTATTAGACCCAGAGGAATTAATTATAAATCAAGAAGAGTTTGACCTTATAGAGGTCAAGATGGCGGAATTATTAAGTGATTTGGAGAGAAAGGTCCTTTCTTTATATTTGGATGGACAATCCTATCAGGAAATTTCAGAAGAACTTAACCGTCATGTTAAATCAATTGATAACGCATTACAGCGTGTAAAGAGGAAACTTGAGCGTTATTTAGAAGTAAGAGAATTTACGCTCTAG
- the rpmG gene encoding 50S ribosomal protein L33 — protein sequence MRKKTVLACSKCGSRNYSTMSKKESERLELKKYCDQCQSHTIHRETK from the coding sequence ATGAGAAAAAAAACAGTTCTTGCATGTTCAAAATGTGGGTCAAGAAATTACTCAACAATGAGCAAAAAGGAATCGGAACGTCTAGAGTTAAAAAAGTATTGTGATCAATGCCAATCTCATACGATCCACCGTGAAACAAAGTAG
- the secE gene encoding preprotein translocase subunit SecE, which yields MQRIVNFFREVGREMRKVSWPKRKELTNYTITVLATVAFFAVFFAVIDLGISNLIRFILE from the coding sequence ATGCAACGCATCGTGAATTTTTTCCGTGAAGTTGGACGTGAAATGAGAAAGGTGAGTTGGCCGAAACGAAAAGAACTGACGAATTACACCATTACGGTTCTTGCAACCGTGGCATTCTTTGCAGTCTTTTTCGCCGTCATTGATCTTGGGATTTCTAATTTGATTCGCTTTATTCTTGAATAA
- the nusG gene encoding transcription termination/antitermination protein NusG: protein MEKNWYVVHTYSGYENKVKTNLEKRVESMGMQDKIFRVVVPEEEETDIKNGKKKVVKRKVFPGYVLVELVMTDDSWYVVRNTPGVTGFVGSAGAGSKPTPLLPEEINSILKHIGVNERPIDIDFEVGETVKVKEGPFSDFTGAIEEIDRDKAKIKVLVNMFGRDTPVELEYTQVEKI, encoded by the coding sequence ATGGAAAAAAATTGGTATGTTGTCCACACGTACTCAGGTTATGAAAATAAAGTAAAAACCAATTTAGAAAAGCGTGTTGAGTCAATGGGTATGCAAGATAAAATATTTCGGGTTGTTGTCCCAGAAGAAGAAGAAACAGATATAAAAAACGGCAAGAAAAAAGTAGTAAAGCGTAAAGTTTTCCCAGGTTATGTATTAGTCGAATTGGTCATGACAGATGATTCTTGGTATGTTGTCCGAAATACGCCAGGAGTAACAGGGTTTGTTGGTTCTGCAGGAGCGGGTTCAAAGCCGACGCCACTATTACCTGAAGAAATTAATTCCATACTAAAACATATAGGTGTTAATGAGAGACCAATCGATATTGATTTTGAAGTTGGTGAAACTGTAAAGGTGAAGGAAGGACCATTTTCTGATTTTACAGGAGCCATTGAAGAAATTGATAGAGATAAAGCAAAGATAAAAGTGTTAGTAAATATGTTCGGTCGAGACACGCCGGTTGAGCTCGAATATACACAAGTTGAAAAAATATAA